A window of Garra rufa chromosome 16, GarRuf1.0, whole genome shotgun sequence contains these coding sequences:
- the cxcl14 gene encoding C-X-C motif chemokine 14: MNRCTAALLLLVIAVYSLNTEAYKCRCTRKGPKIRYKDVQKLEIKPKHPYCQEKMIFVTMENVSRFKGQEYCLHPRLQSTKNLVKWFKIWKDKHRVYEA, translated from the exons ATGAATCGCTGTACGGCCGCTTTACTTTTGCTGGTTATCGCCGTTTATTCACTCAACACAGAGG catataAATGCAGATGCACGAGAAAAGGGCCGAAGATCCGTTACAAAGATGTACAAAAGCTGGAGATCAAGCCTAAACATCCGTACTGCCAAGAAAAGATGATATT TGTCACCATGGAGAATGTGTCCCGTTTCAAAGGTCAGGAGTATTGCCTGCATCCTAGACTCCAGAGCACTAAGAACCTTGTCAAGTGGTTCAAAATCTGGAAGGACAAACACAG